From the Nodularia sphaerocarpa UHCC 0038 genome, the window GCTTCTTGCCAAAATGAGAATTGCTGGGGTTTTGAGTTCAGAATTTGTGCGCGTGCAGTACCTCCATCACGTCACAGAGATAGGCGATTCCCGAATAATCGTCGAAAAACCTCGCTGCGACCTCATCTGAAATCTTCACGGCCATATCCCGATTGGGGGTAAGCACCTCGAACTTTATATTCGAGTAGGTGTCGGAAACGGTGGGTTGTCCCGACGAGCGCACGTTGCGACTGCCTTTACCGCCAGCGTCCACCACCGTATAACCGGTAGCTCCGGCTTCGTCGATGATCTTGGCGATCTGTTTCAGCAGCAACTTTTCCGTGACGATGACGAGCTTGCTGGCTTGCTGGGTCATGTAGGTTACCTCTTGACGCGTTTTGTTGTGACAATTCCAGGCAAGACCATAGAGTTTTGCCTTGAACAATATTTTTAATATTATGCCAAACATCAGCGAATCCACTACCCTCTTTTGAGAAAAATTGACTCAGATTAACGGAAGTATTATATAAAAAACACTTATCTTTTTGGTGCGATGACCACCATTCAACATCAGATTGCAGGGGACACTAGGGACGATTACTCTGCCGTTTGCAGTACCGTACACTGGTAGAGTAATCAAACTTCGATTCACCATCCAACAGCAGAGAAGCTTGGGAAGTGCAGTCATAGAAAGCTCTTCTTAATAACAACAATGTAATGTATAGAGAAAATTCTGCGATCACCATTGAGATTGACCAGAGATATAGGGGTTTTCTGAGGATAAAAGAAAAACTTATGATTTGAATTTGAAATTACTTAGTAAATCCATGTATATAAATCGCAAATTTGTGCGATTCTTCAGATAAGCTTAAGCACATATCTGCCGTCCTGACCCGTAATATCTGATCAAAGAGGAATTACAACATGGATTTTTTGTCCAATTTTTTAATACGCTTCCTGACGCAGTTACAGTCGCCGACACTCGGCTTTCTGATCGGTGGTATGATCGTTGCCTCTCTCGGTAGCCGACTATCAATTCCCGATCCGGTATATAAGTTCATCGTCTTCATGCTGCTCATTAAAGTCGGCCTGACCGGTGGCCAGGCGATCCGCGACTCCAATCCGGCGGAGATACTGTTACCCGCGCTGTTCGCCGTGGTAATAGGTATCCTGATCGTGTTCATCGGGCGCTACACGTTGTGCATGCTGCCGAACGTCAAAATCGAGGATGGCATTGCAACCGCAGGCTTGTTCGGTGCCGTGAGTGGCTCTACCCTCGCTGCTGCCCTGACGCTACTGGAAACGCAAGGCATCCCATACGAGCCTTGGGCAGCCGCACTCTATCCCTTCATGGACATCCCAGCGCTCGTGACGGCGATCGTCTTGTCCAGCATTTATACCAGCAAGCGGCGCGGTACCGCAGACGAGTATCTCAGCAAGCAGGAGTATTCGAGCAAGCAGGGCATTACTGCACGCGGGTATCCCAACAAGAAGCACGAGCGAGTCAAAATATGGCCCATTGTGAAGGAAAGCCTCCAGGGATCTGCCCTATCGGCACTGCTGCTCGGCCTTGCTCTAGGCCTGCTAACCCAGCCGGAAAGTGTCTATAAAAGCTTCTACGATCCTCTCTTCCGCGGCCTGCTTTCGGTTCTGATGCTGATTATGGGTATGGAGGCCGCTGCAAGGCTTAAAGAGCTGCGCCAGGTGGCCCAGTGGTACGCCGTATATGCCTTTGTAGCGCCCCTGCTGCACGGGTTCATCGCCTTTGGTTTCGGCATGATAGCCCACTACACCACGGGATTCACCCTTGGCGGTGTCGTGATCCTGGCCGTCATCGCCGCCTCCAGTTCAGACATCTCAGGGCCGCCCACTTTACGAGCCGGTATCCCGTCGGCTAATCCCTCCGCCTACATCGGCGCGTCCACAGCCGTCGGCACGCCAGTTGCGCTTGCCTTGGGAATACCGCTCTACATCGGACTCGCCCAGGCGCTGATGGGCGGCTGATCCCAGTGCGGTCGCGGCAAAACGCTATTAATGCTTTACAGCGTTGTTGATGACCGCTACATCTCCAGAGACTTACTAGGATAATATAAACCTAGCGTTTTCGTGCGCCCCACGATACGTTAACAGACAAAGATATTTTTTTTTCTGGTTGGTGCTACGAAAGTTGATTTCGCTAGCTTTGATTAGACTCGTTTTCGCCACCAAGTTGCTTTTATTCTTTCCCGACAAGAGCGTGTTGCACTCAACAGTTGAGTCGTCCTGTATCGGCGGATATCCTACCTGAAGCAAAACAATTTTACCATGCAAGCCGGGAAGCGAAGCACGGGGAACCTCAAACCCAAATTTTTCGGTAAAAAAGCACTTAGCCCAGGCGATTAGAAATGGCGGAACTATACAAACAAAGTCCGCCTGCGCGGACTAACAGAAAATCAATTTTTTTAACCCGCTTAGGCGGGTTTTGCCTGTGTAGCCGTGACTTCCAGTCGCCTGGTGCTTCTTGATTAAATCCGCATTCCTAAACAAGCGAATTCACAAATTTTTCCAACCTATCCATCCCTTTGTCAATAGTCGCCATATCAGTGGCGTAAGACAAACGAATGTTTTGATCAGCACCAAAGGCAATTCCCGGAATCACTGCTACTTGCTGTGCTTCCAAGAGGGCGTTACAAAATTCCAGGGACTTGAGACCTGTTTTGCTAATATCAGGAAACAGATAAAATGCGCCGTCTGGTTTAGCACAACTCAATCCCGGAATGGCGTTGAGTCTGTCTAACATGACTTGTCGCCGTTTCGCGAAAGCTAGGCGCATTGTTTCTACACAGTCTTGAGAACTTTCTAACGCGGCGATCGCACCATATTGAGCAAAAGTACACACATTCGATGTACTATGTCCTTGAATAGTGCTAGCCGCTTTAATAATCTCCACAGGCCCAGCTAAATAACCCAGTCGCCAACCAGTCATTGAGTAAGCTTTCGCAAACCCGTTACTGATTAAGGTGCGGTCAAAAATTTCTTTACCCAGAGAACCAATACTGATATGTTCTGCACCGTCGTAGAGAATCCTTTCGTAAATCTCATCAGATACGACAAAGATATCTGCATCTACTACTACCTGCGCCAGTGCTTTAATTTCATCTGGCGTGTACACCATCCCAGTGGGATTAGATGGGGAGTTGAGAATAAATAACTTTGTTTTCGGTGTAATTGCTTGACGTAGTTGTTCTGGGGTAACTTTATAATCCGTCGCCGCATCTGTGGTGACAATTACTGGGTTCCCACCAACTAAAGTTACCATTTCCGGGTAACTGAGCCAATAAGGAGCCGGAATAATTACCTCATCACCCGGATCAATGAAGGCTAACATCAAGTTAAACAGAGAATGCTTACCGCCATTAGTGACAATTACATTCTCTGACTGATAATTTAGACCGTTCTCAGTTTTCAGTTTATGGGCGATCGCTTCCCTTAACTGTGGTTCTCCTGCTGCTGGGCCATACTTGGTTTTCCCAGATTCCAAAGCTGTCGCTGCTGCGGCTTTGATGTGGGCTGGAGTATCAAAATCCGGTTCTCCAGCGCTGAAACTACAAACGTCTATTCCCTCAGCCTTCATGGCCTTAGCTTTAGCTGCGATCGCTAAGGTTAAAGAAGGTGTCACCTTACTTACTCGTGCTGCCAGCTTCATGCTTAATTTATTTGGCAAATCTCTCATTTATCTAAGGATATCTCACAATCTCTATCGAGACTTGTCTTTTTAACCAATTCCTCTCTGTTTTAAATACCAAACATTTGTACAGCATAAATCTCACCATTCGCCCCAGTTACCACACCATAACCAAATTTGGTGTATTTGTCCGTCAAGAGATTGGCGCGGTGTCCATTACTATACATCCAACCCCGTTGAAATTTTTCCGCTTCTCTGTAAGTTAATCCCAAACCTTTGGTCTCACCCTGAACAATATTTTCACCAACTTCCTCCACTGGGCTACTACCAACTGCAAGGTAGCGGTCTTGGGGAGTTTTCCCATCCGGTGAAATATGATCAAAGTATTGCCGTTCCAACATATCCTGTGCATGAAGTTGTGCTGCGAGGGACAATGCAGGATCTTCTTGCAAAGGTGGTAAATTATTCAGAGTGCGATCGCGATTTGCCAATTCTAGTGCAAAACTTCTTAACTTTGGTAGCGATCGCACATTTCCAGCATTCCAGATTGTTGCTTTTGGCTTGCCTATTTTCCAGTCAGCCCCACCATTACCATTGTAAAGACCCCCTCCCAAAATCCCATAAGGTGAGAGTTCACTCCATAAATAGTTAATATCTAATGGATAACCCCGTAATGCCTGATTAATGACTTGGGTAGTCGGGCCAGATGCCAAAAGCACTGTAAACAATAGAATGTATTTCCACCAACCTTTGACGGGGCTTTTTGTTCCCATAATCAGAAAACCACAAATTACTGAATTATTCCTACATCTGCGTCATCAATTAACTACGCAAAAATAGGCAATTGCTATATTTAATACTATGAAAATACAATAGCATATTTTTAACAATGCTTTTCAGTAATTCATTCAGACTTTTGCTCAAAACAATGATCGCGTAAATTTTAAATTGTCTAAGAGGTAGTTTGTAAAGTCTAATTTATTACGAGCCTCGGCGACTAGAAGTCGCGGAACCATCCAGACAAAACCCTCCTGCGCTGGTTAAAAACCTTAATTCTTCATTAGTCCAGGTCGCTGGACTTTGCCTGTGTAGTAGCGAATTATATTCGCCCAAAACTTTTAAAACATCCTCTAAGATTTGTCACAGAAATTACTCAATTGTAGAGACGTGAAACATCACGCCTCTAACCTTTTAGCCACTTGCAGTTTCTCAGTCTTGAGGAATCACTTCTTGCCCCCGCTTGCCACTTCCGATATAATCATTAGCAGTTGGTGGTGTTTTGATAATGACTTTTTCCTTCCTTCTTTCTTTCGTTGAATAGTAAGGTTTAGCAGGAACTTGTTGTACTATTATTTGACGTTCTTTAGCGACATAATAAGGCTTACTTATTGCTGCATGATTGTTTTTTTCCGAATAGTACCCATCCGCCTGAACTGAATTAGTAGGAAAAATAGTCAACCACACTAAACTAGCCAGCAATACCATAGTAATTTTGCGGCACAATTGAGCAAATATTTTCGGGGCTTTCAACATGAGGAAAATTGTCTCCTAACTCTTTATCAAGTGCCTGAATGTTAGGAAAAATTCTACTTAGTCAACGTCTTCCCCTAGGTTAGTTACGTATATATAAAAAGTATTAATTATTAGTCATTAGTCATTAGTCATTAGTCATTAGTCATTAGTCATTAGTCATTTGTCATTTGTCGTTAAGTATAGCTATTTCCACCTCAATAGGTACTATAAGAATTATTCGACCACAGATATAGACGCGTTAGCGGCTTGCCGTAGGCTACACAGATAAACACAGATAATATAGTACCTAGCAAACTAGGAAACGCTATATCATAGCCCCCTACTCGCTGGCGGGGAGGGGGTTGGGGGTGGGGTTCCAGTACCTACCAGATTAGGAAACTCTATAAGTCGGCACAAATAAACCTAACTATCTAACAGAATCTAAAATACCCAAGACTCTTGCCTTTGTTACGTTACAAGTTGTTGCACTCCCAATGACATACATTGAAATTTTCACGCCAAGTCACTTAGTTCTTCCCCCACACTCCCCACACTTCCTAAGCTATAGTCACATCTGGAGACAAATAAACATCCTGAATTGCATGAAACAATTTCACACCTTCCTCAAAGGGACGCTGAAAAGTCTTTCGCCCAGAAATTAAACCAGTACCGCCAGCCCGTTTATTAATCACTGCTGTACGCACAGCTTCACCAAAGTCATCTTTACCAGATGCACCACCAGAATTAATTAGCCCCGCACGTCCACAGTAACAATTAAGCACTTGATAACGAGTTAAATCAATCGGGTGATCACTGGTCAATTCGGTATAAACTCGTTCATCAGTTTTGCCGTAACTCTGATTAGTCGCTTTCGCTACTGCACTATAACCATGATTACATTCGGGTAACTTTTGTTTAATAATATCGGCTTCAATGGAGACACCCAAATGATTAGCCTGTCCGGTGAGGTCAGCCGCCACGTGGTAATCTTGTTCTTGTTTGAAAGTATTATTACGCAGATAACACCAAAGAATTGTCACTAAACCCAGTTCATGGGCGTATTTAAAAGCTTGGCTAACTTCCTGAATTTGCCTAGCAGATTGTTCGGAACCAAAGTAAATTGTCGCGCCTACCGCCACTGCACCCAAGTTCCAAGCTTGTTCCACATCAGCAAACAATATCTGGTCATATTGATTGGGAAAAGTTAGCAGTTCGTTGTGGTTTATTTTGGCGATAAAGGGGATTTTATGGGCATATTTACGCGCAACGCTACCTAATACACCTACAGTGGTAGCCACAGCATTACAACCTGCGGCTATTGCCAATTTCACAATATTTTCGGGATCAAAATAAATCGGATTAGGCGCAAAAGATGCCCCAGCCGAGTGTTCAATTCCTTGGTCTACTGGTAAAATAGATAAATAACCAGTATTTGCTAATCGACCATCTGAGTAAAGTTGCTGGAGATTACGCAAGACTTGAGGATGGCGATCGCTATTTAACCAAACTCGATCTATAAAATCTCGACCTGGTAAATGTAGTAAATCCTGAGAAACTTTTGCTTTGTAGGTCAGTAGATATTCTGCCTCTTTACCTAACAAAGACTCGATAGAATTAGCCTCTAAAAGCCTTGTAGTCATTGAATTTTCCTCTAACCTCTAAATTCAGAAATTTAGGCAATGACAAATTTAAAGATTCTAGTTAAAAAACCACAGATAAACTGATCTGTATTCCCGGTGGGAAAGCATTCGGTATTTAAGAATGCGTCTACAGTTACGTTTATCTGTGGTTACAAATAATAATTAGGATTCTTGCCATAACTCCATTTTAAATTTTCACCATAGCAAGTCATATACCAAAAGACACAAATTTCATAGCTCGCAAACAAAGCTAAAATATTAAGTAGGTCGGCGTAAATAAAGTTAACTAGCTAGGGTCGTCATTTGTCATTGGTCATTGGTCATTAGTAAGGATTTGGGTTTTGTTTACGAGTCGTAACATAGTTTGGTTTATTCATGCTTACCTACTTAATGTGAAATATATCTCTGCAATAAGCTAAATTTTTTGGTATAATACCATGCCAATTGTCGCCTTGCTGAATTAGAGTATGAAAGTCAAAAATTCAACAATCTCTCAAACTCTCATTCTCAGCGTCTCTGCGCCTTTGCGTGATCCAAATTCATACTTTTACTCAGCAACACCCCAATTCTTAACTAATCATGCCTCATTCACAAGGGTATCGCTGAATCATATCAACTTCGGGTGATTACTTATAATAAAATCTATCAATGTAGATTGAGGAGCCACTGCCTTGGGCGGGTTTTCCGACTTGTAGCACGTGGCGTTTGAACGAAAGTGAAACCCGTGAAAAAACCCGGTTTCCATCAGCCAAATTTCTAGCATAGTTCCCAAGAGCGACTTGAGAACTATGGAAGCCCTTTGAATTTAAATTATAGACCGCTAAAGGCAGGCTTTACTTTGCGGTCAATCCTTTCCCCCAAGTCTTCGGCAATTGTTAAAGTACCTGGTTTACAGCGTTTGACATTCACAAGTATTCCTTGCGCCCCTTCGACCTCCAAATCTTCTACGTAGCCATTGAGAGCCACTTTAGCATCAGCAGAACTCAAAAATGGCCCGAAGTAGTAAGTACAACGGGGATTTTGCGTCACAATTTCCACCCACCAAGCTAGGCCTAGGTTGTGAAATGTGTTCGTTAATGATTCCTTCAGGTTATTCCAAATCGTTTGCATTGTTGTAGCCGATTTATCAAGGTGGTACTGAATATTAAAGGAAAGGATATCGTGTTGTTTTTTCTTTTACATTTCTTTATACTCTGTTACGCTGTTTTTTTAAAGGGGTTTTGGTAATTTATCTAGATATAAAGTGTTTAATGAACGTTGGCGATAGATTTCATAAAGCGCCATACCAGCCGCCACTGAGGCGTTGAGACTAGGGGTTTTGCCCAGGAGAGGTATTGAAACCAAGACATCGCAGGAGCGCTGTGTGAGCATACTCAGCCCTTCGCCTTCGGAACCGATAACCAGAACAATAGGGCCACTAAATTTAACTGTATGCAGGGGTTCGCTGCCGGTGCTAGCAGTACCATAAATCCAAAAGCCCGCCTCTTTCAATTGTTCTAAGGAGCGGCTGAGGTTAACTACTCTAGCTACAGAAAAGTTTTCTAAAGCACCTGCTGCCACTTTGATCACAGTAGAAGTGATACCTGATGCCCTTCTTTGGGGAATCACCAATCCCTGAGCGCCGATAGCTTCGGCTGTGCGAATAATTGCTCCCAAATTGTGGGGGTCAGTAATTCCATCAGCTACCACAATTACAGGATCAGCAACAGCTTTGGCTTGTGCAATTAAATCGGTTAACTCAATGTAGTCGTGGGGGGCTACTTGCGCCGCGATTCCTTGGTGATTAGCTCTGTCGGTGATTTGGTCTAAGCGTTTTGGTTCTACTTCATCAATGACTGTGCCATTTTCCTTCGCTTGCAGAAGCAAATGATGAAAGCGGTGGTCGTAACGCAGGCGAGTAGTAATCCAGATGCGGTTCAGTCCCCTTTCACCTTCTAAAGCGCTCAAAACTGGATGACGACCGTAGATTAGATCACTATCTTCGGGTGGTTTTGACGCTGCTGGGGATGGATGGGGATGGGAATCAATGCGATGTGGGCTTGTGCCTCTGGAGACAGGCTTTTTATCCCTGTCGCCGACGCGGGGACTGCGGATAGAACTAGGAATAATCCGCTTGGCTGTCTTCAATTTGAGAGATTGCCCACGATTCGGTTCGCTAGGAGTCTGGATTTTCCTGGGTTTACTTGTCATATAAGTTTTGGGTATAGTTTATTGGTTGAACGTTGTGATTCTTTGAATTTACTCAACCCCAACTGCTGAGTTTCCTATCCTGAGATTGAGTCACTCACTATTTCTCTAGATGGAGTTTTTGCAACAATTCGGTTAAGCGTGGGAAATCGGTGATATACAAGTAGCCAATCAAAGTTTCTAAACTTGTTGCCTGTTGATAAATTTGGGGATCAACCCGCTTAGGTCGTCCTGAAGCGGCATTACGGCCTCGACGGACAATTTCTAATTCGGCTGGACTCAAATGAGGAGTAAGCGATCGCAAATGAAGCGCTTGTGTTTCGGCTCTTACCTGTGCTACTACCAAACAGTGGTAGACCTTTGTCTGTTGCATTGGCAGCAGATAGAACATTCTAACATACAATTCATAAATCGCATCACCTATATAGGCTAAAGCCAAAGGCGAAATTTGTTGTATTTGTGACTGAGAAATCTCTAGAGGTAATGTCCCAGGAGTTGCCAACAGTGCTTGGTACCAAGACGAATCCGGCGTGGGCGTTTCATCTTGTCCATCTAATAGCTCTTTTTCCTCTGATGTCACAAATTGATCATTCCTTAACGGGCTATAGTTAGCAGGCATCTTCAGAGAGATTTCATTTATTTATTATTTCTGAAGCCAGCCATGTTGGTACACCTAAGATCATCGAGATTCTCAAATATTACTTAGTGATTTTAACCTTTTTGGTTGTAAGTTTATCTTGAGGAGTAATCTATTATATCAGACAATCAATCTATTTTACACACTTGTTAAATATCGCCTCAATTCAAAGGCACTTCACTCTGCATTCATAATTGTCGGCAGAGCTTTTTAGTTTTCATAGCTCAGAGCAACTAATTTTTAAACCTCTCTCGCCAGGAGAGAGGTTCTTTTTAAGCTACCCAGATATAATTTCCCACAGTTAAGTGTATCTCTTGAGATAAAGCGCTCAAAACTACTTGATGTTTTCTAAAGCTGCATCAACTGAAGTTTGCAGGGCGAGAAACTTTTCTAAGCGAACCAGCTTGACTGTTTGAGTGACGCGGGCATTTGTGACAATTTGCAAAGTACCGCCGGCAGTTTGAGCTTGTTTAGCTAGCTGCACCAGAGCGCCCAAGCCGGAACTGTCAACAAAGTCAATTTGTGAGAGATCCAGGATAATATGCTTTGGACCTTCATCAATTTTATTGCCAAGGACCTTGCGAAACGTCGGCTCAGAAAATGCGTCTAACAAACCTGTGAGGCGGAATAGCTGACAGGTATCCCGGGCTTCGCGAGTGCCTCTCAGGCTCACGGTTAGATTCAATAGTTCAGCAATAATTCCCTCCTCATGGTTAAAGCGAACGCCCAAGTATAGATGGTTTTAGCACAATTTGTCTACAATCTCCTGGGATAAGAGGAATAGGGGGATGGAGTAGATCCACAATTAATGGCTTCTGTGCTGATTCCCCTTTTCATCTTTCTTTTTACCTGACTTCAGATATTTTAGATGACCTTGCGGTTTGCATGGTTTGGACAAATTGCTCAAATAAGTAGTCAGCATCGTGAGGACCAGGACTAGCCTCTGGGTGATACTGAACGGAGAATATAGGCAGAGACTTATGACGTACCCCAGCAACCGTGCGATCATTGAGGTTGAGATGGCTAACTTCCACTACTCCGGCTGGTAATGAATCTGGATCAATAGCAAAACTGTGGTTTTGGCTAGTAATTTCTATTTTCTCTTGTAGTCCTGCGGGCTGATTTAATCCACGATGACCAAATTTTAGTTTATAAGTTTCTGCCCCTAGGGCGTGACCTAAAATTTGGTGTCCCATACAAATGCCGAATATGGGTTTTTGACTTTCCAGCAATGCTTTAGCCGTCGCAATACCTTCAGTAACGGCTGC encodes:
- a CDS encoding P-II family nitrogen regulator, which codes for MTQQASKLVIVTEKLLLKQIAKIIDEAGATGYTVVDAGGKGSRNVRSSGQPTVSDTYSNIKFEVLTPNRDMAVKISDEVAARFFDDYSGIAYLCDVMEVLHAHKF
- a CDS encoding sodium-dependent bicarbonate transport family permease, with product MDFLSNFLIRFLTQLQSPTLGFLIGGMIVASLGSRLSIPDPVYKFIVFMLLIKVGLTGGQAIRDSNPAEILLPALFAVVIGILIVFIGRYTLCMLPNVKIEDGIATAGLFGAVSGSTLAAALTLLETQGIPYEPWAAALYPFMDIPALVTAIVLSSIYTSKRRGTADEYLSKQEYSSKQGITARGYPNKKHERVKIWPIVKESLQGSALSALLLGLALGLLTQPESVYKSFYDPLFRGLLSVLMLIMGMEAAARLKELRQVAQWYAVYAFVAPLLHGFIAFGFGMIAHYTTGFTLGGVVILAVIAASSSDISGPPTLRAGIPSANPSAYIGASTAVGTPVALALGIPLYIGLAQALMGG
- a CDS encoding pyridoxal phosphate-dependent aminotransferase, giving the protein MKLAARVSKVTPSLTLAIAAKAKAMKAEGIDVCSFSAGEPDFDTPAHIKAAAATALESGKTKYGPAAGEPQLREAIAHKLKTENGLNYQSENVIVTNGGKHSLFNLMLAFIDPGDEVIIPAPYWLSYPEMVTLVGGNPVIVTTDAATDYKVTPEQLRQAITPKTKLFILNSPSNPTGMVYTPDEIKALAQVVVDADIFVVSDEIYERILYDGAEHISIGSLGKEIFDRTLISNGFAKAYSMTGWRLGYLAGPVEIIKAASTIQGHSTSNVCTFAQYGAIAALESSQDCVETMRLAFAKRRQVMLDRLNAIPGLSCAKPDGAFYLFPDISKTGLKSLEFCNALLEAQQVAVIPGIAFGADQNIRLSYATDMATIDKGMDRLEKFVNSLV
- a CDS encoding CAP domain-containing protein; protein product: MGTKSPVKGWWKYILLFTVLLASGPTTQVINQALRGYPLDINYLWSELSPYGILGGGLYNGNGGADWKIGKPKATIWNAGNVRSLPKLRSFALELANRDRTLNNLPPLQEDPALSLAAQLHAQDMLERQYFDHISPDGKTPQDRYLAVGSSPVEEVGENIVQGETKGLGLTYREAEKFQRGWMYSNGHRANLLTDKYTKFGYGVVTGANGEIYAVQMFGI
- a CDS encoding class I fructose-bisphosphate aldolase — translated: MTTRLLEANSIESLLGKEAEYLLTYKAKVSQDLLHLPGRDFIDRVWLNSDRHPQVLRNLQQLYSDGRLANTGYLSILPVDQGIEHSAGASFAPNPIYFDPENIVKLAIAAGCNAVATTVGVLGSVARKYAHKIPFIAKINHNELLTFPNQYDQILFADVEQAWNLGAVAVGATIYFGSEQSARQIQEVSQAFKYAHELGLVTILWCYLRNNTFKQEQDYHVAADLTGQANHLGVSIEADIIKQKLPECNHGYSAVAKATNQSYGKTDERVYTELTSDHPIDLTRYQVLNCYCGRAGLINSGGASGKDDFGEAVRTAVINKRAGGTGLISGRKTFQRPFEEGVKLFHAIQDVYLSPDVTIA
- a CDS encoding DUF1816 domain-containing protein gives rise to the protein MQTIWNNLKESLTNTFHNLGLAWWVEIVTQNPRCTYYFGPFLSSADAKVALNGYVEDLEVEGAQGILVNVKRCKPGTLTIAEDLGERIDRKVKPAFSGL
- the rlmB gene encoding 23S rRNA (guanosine(2251)-2'-O)-methyltransferase RlmB, whose product is MTSKPRKIQTPSEPNRGQSLKLKTAKRIIPSSIRSPRVGDRDKKPVSRGTSPHRIDSHPHPSPAASKPPEDSDLIYGRHPVLSALEGERGLNRIWITTRLRYDHRFHHLLLQAKENGTVIDEVEPKRLDQITDRANHQGIAAQVAPHDYIELTDLIAQAKAVADPVIVVADGITDPHNLGAIIRTAEAIGAQGLVIPQRRASGITSTVIKVAAGALENFSVARVVNLSRSLEQLKEAGFWIYGTASTGSEPLHTVKFSGPIVLVIGSEGEGLSMLTQRSCDVLVSIPLLGKTPSLNASVAAGMALYEIYRQRSLNTLYLDKLPKPL
- a CDS encoding Mini-ribonuclease 3, yielding MPANYSPLRNDQFVTSEEKELLDGQDETPTPDSSWYQALLATPGTLPLEISQSQIQQISPLALAYIGDAIYELYVRMFYLLPMQQTKVYHCLVVAQVRAETQALHLRSLTPHLSPAELEIVRRGRNAASGRPKRVDPQIYQQATSLETLIGYLYITDFPRLTELLQKLHLEK
- a CDS encoding STAS domain-containing protein, with the translated sequence MSLRGTREARDTCQLFRLTGLLDAFSEPTFRKVLGNKIDEGPKHIILDLSQIDFVDSSGLGALVQLAKQAQTAGGTLQIVTNARVTQTVKLVRLEKFLALQTSVDAALENIK